One genomic segment of Pseudomonadota bacterium includes these proteins:
- a CDS encoding class I SAM-dependent rRNA methyltransferase, with the protein MTKLTVKQERIGPVAGYHPWVFSGAFESIPEGLEAGEPVKLFSKKGDYLASGYFNSYSQITVRIWGYDKDEVVNEHFFSKRIEKARQIRKEYVESPSTNAYRVINGENDFLPGLIIDKYADYLVVQFHTRGIERWKNEIVAALEKIFSPKGIYERSDMAARNIENLDKTKGVLSGSIPDIINILENGFKFLVDVKGGQKTGFFLDQRDKRRALIKYADKASILNCFSYTGGFSVYALAGNAKKVVSVDTSEHALELARENISLNGFDISKCEFVCEDVKKYLKNTEDHFDVVILDPPAFIKDRRKKKEGITGYKSINEMALKALSGKGILVTCSCSAHLTIEDFRYLLSEAGGKARKTLSILESYTHGTDHPQLVPFPEGEYLKCFFLSVSP; encoded by the coding sequence ATGACAAAGCTTACAGTTAAACAGGAGCGCATAGGTCCTGTAGCGGGCTACCATCCCTGGGTCTTTTCCGGAGCCTTTGAATCCATACCGGAAGGTTTAGAGGCAGGCGAACCTGTTAAACTTTTTAGCAAGAAAGGGGATTATCTTGCATCCGGTTATTTCAATTCATATTCGCAGATAACTGTCCGTATCTGGGGTTATGATAAAGATGAAGTGGTAAACGAACATTTTTTTTCAAAGAGGATTGAAAAAGCCCGGCAAATAAGAAAAGAATATGTAGAAAGCCCTTCAACGAATGCTTATCGGGTCATTAACGGTGAAAATGACTTCCTCCCGGGACTCATTATTGATAAATACGCCGATTATCTGGTTGTCCAGTTTCATACACGAGGGATTGAACGCTGGAAGAATGAGATTGTTGCCGCACTCGAAAAAATCTTCAGCCCGAAAGGGATATACGAGCGTTCCGACATGGCTGCAAGAAACATCGAAAATCTTGACAAGACAAAAGGGGTTTTGAGCGGGTCTATCCCGGATATCATTAATATTCTGGAAAACGGTTTCAAATTCCTGGTTGATGTGAAGGGCGGGCAAAAAACAGGGTTTTTCCTTGACCAGCGCGATAAACGCCGGGCTCTGATAAAGTATGCGGACAAAGCATCAATTTTGAATTGTTTTTCCTATACCGGCGGGTTTTCTGTATATGCTCTTGCAGGCAACGCAAAAAAGGTTGTCAGCGTAGATACTTCTGAACATGCTCTCGAGCTTGCCAGGGAAAATATTTCACTAAACGGTTTTGATATATCTAAGTGCGAGTTTGTCTGTGAAGATGTAAAAAAATACCTGAAAAATACTGAAGACCATTTTGATGTTGTTATACTCGATCCCCCGGCCTTCATAAAAGACCGCAGGAAGAAAAAAGAAGGTATCACCGGATACAAAAGCATCAACGAGATGGCGCTCAAGGCGCTCTCAGGAAAGGGCATCCTGGTAACCTGTTCATGTTCGGCTCATCTCACTATTGAGGATTTCCGCTATCTTCTTTCGGAAGCCGGTGGAAAGGCACGTAAAACATTAAGTATTCTTGAAAGCTATACACATGGCACGGATCATCCGCAGCTTGTGCCTTTTCCTGAAGGTGAATATCTGAAATGTTTTTTTCTCTCAGTCTCCCCTTAG